In Paracoccus methylovorus, a genomic segment contains:
- a CDS encoding alpha/beta hydrolase: MHHPLSRRSVLAASLIAVAGGMARAQDRRPRGMEPAERIIHPRASHFDLGPAEAPWRIFVGLPQVPAPSGGYSAILALDGNATFPILWHLREQLAPQAPVALIGIGYPVETRFEPTRRWFDLTSPGKEPVPPQPGLRGPGSNPTGGQEAFLAVIADRLLPELSRRFPLDAGDLTLFGHSLGGLFVLNALFTRPGLFARYAAADPSVWWNAGEPLREARAFRGGIRAAGGELKPAVSLLISTSGGGATTAKPPPILGPLSGIPGLELTHHPHPDENHGSLIRPAAREALELHLGQRAG, from the coding sequence ATGCACCACCCCCTTTCACGCCGCAGCGTTCTGGCTGCTTCGCTGATCGCCGTGGCGGGCGGCATGGCCCGGGCACAGGATCGCAGGCCGCGCGGCATGGAACCTGCCGAGCGGATCATACATCCGCGTGCCAGCCATTTCGATCTTGGCCCGGCCGAAGCGCCATGGCGGATCTTCGTCGGTTTGCCGCAGGTTCCGGCCCCATCGGGCGGATATTCTGCCATTCTGGCGCTGGATGGCAATGCGACCTTTCCGATCCTGTGGCACTTGCGCGAACAGTTGGCCCCGCAGGCGCCGGTGGCGCTGATCGGCATCGGCTATCCCGTCGAAACCCGGTTTGAGCCTACCCGGCGCTGGTTCGATCTGACCTCTCCGGGGAAAGAGCCGGTTCCACCGCAACCCGGATTGCGGGGTCCCGGCAGCAATCCGACCGGCGGGCAAGAGGCGTTTCTTGCGGTGATCGCCGACCGGCTGTTGCCTGAACTGTCCCGCCGGTTTCCGCTGGATGCGGGCGATCTGACCTTGTTCGGCCATTCGCTGGGCGGGCTGTTCGTGCTGAACGCGCTGTTCACCCGGCCCGGCCTTTTTGCGCGCTATGCCGCTGCCGATCCGTCGGTCTGGTGGAACGCGGGCGAACCCCTGCGAGAAGCGCGCGCCTTTCGCGGCGGCATCCGGGCGGCGGGGGGTGAACTGAAGCCAGCCGTGTCGCTGCTGATTTCCACCTCTGGGGGCGGGGCGACCACGGCCAAGCCACCGCCGATCCTGGGGCCGCTGTCAGGCATTCCGGGGCTGGAGCTGACCCACCACCCGCATCCCGATGAAAACCACGGTTCGCTTATCCGCCCCGCCGCCCGCGAGGCGCTGGAACTGCATCTGGGTCAGCGCGCCGGCTAA
- a CDS encoding DNA translocase FtsK: MASWQAKHRDPLFDQSTQAALERRGKELLGAGLVILGVLIAMMLVSYSPDDPSFMSATDQPAQNYLGRFGAYVASALFMITGFGTWVLVVGAVAWGLRLMLHRGEERLMRGIFLPIAMVLVSIYATSLTPPPDWTQSFGLGGHLGDMLMGGMLSAMPMRASIAIKLLALLTAIGTVAFMAFVLGFDRKELATIHRFLRDGLATARILALHAVDRGARLSSGAASGLKTRAEARRGRTGETALPQTPRTGLPGLRPAPAPLAEDREFAPQSELIDPETHYAEDDEPPSNAAISARITDAIRTRSEGKGLLSAVTARLTGARPATARTEPPLRSDEDDEEDYFPEPVTAAPFGAETPRVVVPPKKPAPSRQAQSEAQPALRFDEAASNYEHPPLSLLAAPTTVERHQLSQEALMENARMLEAVLDDYGVKGQITEVRPGPVVTLYELEPAPGLKASRVIGLADDIARSMSALAARVSTVPGRTVIGIELPNARREKVVLREILASKAYGDGTQPLPLALGKDIGGGPVVANLAKMPHLLIAGTTGSGKSVAINTMILSLLYKLSPEECRLIMIDPKMLELSVYDGIPHLLSPVVTDPKKAVVALKWVVGEMEERYRRMSKMGVRNIEGYNGRVREALDKGEMFKRTVQTGFDEDTGEPVFETEEFQPETFPYIVVIVDEMADLMMVAGKEIEACIQRLAQMARASGIHLIMATQRPSVDVITGTIKANFPTRISFQVTSKIDSRTILGEQGAEQLLGQGDMLYMAGGSRITRVHGPFVSDEEVEEVVNHLKSFGPPTYMSGVVEGPDEERADSIDQVLGLSTGEGGDAELYDLAVAIVAKDRKCSTSYIQRKLAIGYNKAARLVEQMEEQGIVTSANHVGKREVLVPEV; this comes from the coding sequence ATGGCGAGCTGGCAGGCGAAACACCGCGATCCGCTGTTTGACCAAAGCACGCAAGCGGCGCTGGAACGGCGCGGCAAAGAGCTGCTGGGCGCGGGCCTGGTCATTCTGGGCGTGCTGATCGCGATGATGCTGGTCAGCTATTCCCCCGACGATCCCAGCTTCATGTCGGCCACCGACCAGCCGGCGCAGAACTATCTGGGCCGCTTTGGCGCTTATGTCGCCTCGGCGCTGTTCATGATCACCGGCTTTGGCACCTGGGTTCTGGTGGTCGGTGCCGTCGCATGGGGCCTGCGGTTGATGCTGCACCGGGGCGAGGAACGGCTGATGCGCGGCATCTTCCTGCCCATCGCCATGGTGCTGGTGTCGATCTATGCCACCTCGCTGACGCCGCCGCCGGATTGGACGCAGAGCTTTGGTCTGGGCGGGCATCTGGGTGACATGCTGATGGGCGGCATGCTCTCGGCCATGCCGATGCGGGCCTCGATCGCCATCAAGCTGCTGGCGCTTTTGACCGCGATCGGCACCGTGGCCTTCATGGCATTCGTGCTGGGTTTCGACCGCAAGGAACTGGCCACCATTCACCGATTCCTGCGTGACGGGCTGGCGACTGCCCGCATCCTGGCGCTGCATGCAGTGGACCGGGGCGCGCGACTGTCGTCGGGCGCGGCAAGCGGGCTGAAAACCCGCGCCGAGGCCCGGCGCGGCCGCACTGGCGAAACAGCACTGCCGCAGACCCCGCGCACCGGCCTGCCGGGGCTGCGCCCCGCGCCGGCCCCCTTGGCCGAGGACCGCGAATTCGCGCCGCAATCCGAGTTGATCGACCCCGAAACACATTATGCCGAGGATGACGAGCCGCCCTCGAACGCCGCGATCAGCGCGCGCATCACCGATGCCATCCGCACCCGATCCGAAGGCAAGGGCCTGCTGTCCGCCGTGACCGCCCGCCTGACCGGCGCGCGCCCGGCGACCGCCCGGACCGAACCGCCGCTGCGTTCGGACGAGGACGACGAAGAGGACTATTTCCCCGAACCCGTCACCGCCGCGCCGTTTGGCGCCGAAACGCCGCGGGTCGTGGTGCCGCCGAAAAAGCCCGCCCCTTCGCGTCAGGCGCAATCCGAGGCACAGCCCGCGCTGCGCTTTGACGAGGCGGCCAGCAATTACGAACATCCGCCGCTGTCTCTGCTGGCTGCCCCCACGACCGTCGAGCGCCACCAGCTTTCGCAAGAGGCGCTGATGGAAAACGCCCGCATGCTGGAGGCGGTGCTGGACGACTATGGCGTCAAGGGCCAGATCACCGAGGTCCGCCCCGGCCCGGTGGTCACGCTTTACGAGTTGGAACCCGCTCCGGGGCTGAAGGCCAGCCGGGTGATCGGCCTTGCCGACGACATCGCCCGCAGCATGTCGGCACTGGCGGCGCGCGTATCCACGGTGCCCGGCCGCACGGTAATCGGTATCGAACTGCCCAACGCACGTCGCGAAAAGGTGGTGCTACGCGAGATCCTCGCCTCCAAGGCTTATGGCGACGGCACCCAGCCGCTGCCGTTGGCGCTTGGCAAGGATATCGGCGGCGGGCCGGTGGTCGCGAACCTTGCGAAGATGCCCCACCTGCTGATCGCCGGGACCACCGGCTCGGGCAAGTCGGTGGCGATCAACACCATGATCCTCAGCCTGCTCTACAAGCTTTCCCCCGAGGAATGCCGGCTGATCATGATCGACCCGAAAATGCTGGAGCTGTCGGTCTATGACGGCATCCCACATCTGCTGTCCCCGGTCGTCACCGACCCCAAGAAGGCGGTCGTCGCGCTGAAATGGGTCGTGGGCGAGATGGAGGAACGCTATCGCCGCATGTCCAAGATGGGCGTGCGCAATATCGAGGGCTATAACGGCCGCGTGCGAGAGGCGCTGGACAAGGGCGAGATGTTCAAGCGCACCGTCCAGACCGGCTTCGACGAGGACACCGGCGAACCCGTCTTCGAGACCGAGGAATTCCAGCCCGAGACCTTCCCCTATATCGTGGTGATCGTCGACGAGATGGCCGACCTGATGATGGTCGCCGGCAAAGAGATCGAGGCCTGCATCCAGCGTTTGGCGCAGATGGCGCGGGCCTCGGGGATTCACCTGATCATGGCGACGCAGCGGCCCTCGGTCGATGTCATCACCGGCACGATCAAGGCGAACTTCCCGACCCGGATCAGCTTTCAGGTCACCTCCAAGATCGATTCGCGCACCATTCTGGGCGAACAGGGGGCCGAGCAGCTTTTGGGTCAGGGGGACATGCTCTACATGGCCGGCGGTTCCCGCATCACCCGCGTCCACGGGCCTTTCGTTTCCGACGAAGAGGTCGAAGAGGTCGTCAACCACCTGAAATCCTTTGGCCCGCCGACCTATATGTCCGGCGTGGTCGAGGGCCCGGACGAAGAGCGCGCCGACAGCATCGATCAGGTGCTGGGCCTGTCCACCGGCGAGGGCGGCGATGCCGAGCTTTACGATCTGGCGGTGGCGATCGTGGCCAAGGACCGCAAATGCTCGACCAGCTATATCCAGCGCAAGCTGGCCATCGGCTATAACAAGGCCGCGCGACTGGTCGAGCAGATGGAAGAGCAGGGTATCGTCACTTCGGCAAACCACGTCGGCAAGCGCGAAGTGCTGGTGCCAGAGGTCTGA
- a CDS encoding aminotransferase class I/II-fold pyridoxal phosphate-dependent enzyme, giving the protein MAIPERFANLPDYAFPRLRKLLAGIEPGGDPIILTIGEPRHALPDFVGPVMAESIADFGKYPSNEGTAELLAAISGWLGRRHGLDVEPARIMALNGTREGLFNAALALAPERKNGQQPTILIPNPFYQVYAVAAAAVGAEPVFVPAVAETGHLPRFADLPASVLDRATVAYLCSPANPQGSIASVDYLEELVALAEQHDFLIFSDECYSEIWRDTPPPGALAVATRMGLPDRVVMFNSLSKRSNLPGLRSGFAAGGLAQIAQMRRLRNYGGAPLPLPVQRISAMAWADEGHVDTSRALYQMKYAIADRVLGNVPGYQPVQGGFFLWLPVPENVGDGEDAARKLWAEAGIQVLPGTYLARDTLAGNPGRKFIRVALVAPADQTEAALNRLKNCLYQGG; this is encoded by the coding sequence ATGGCAATTCCCGAGCGGTTCGCGAACCTGCCGGATTACGCATTTCCGCGCCTGCGGAAGCTGCTCGCGGGCATCGAGCCCGGGGGCGATCCCATTATCCTGACCATCGGCGAGCCGCGCCACGCGCTGCCCGATTTCGTCGGCCCGGTTATGGCCGAAAGCATCGCCGATTTCGGCAAATACCCCTCGAACGAGGGCACGGCCGAATTGCTGGCCGCGATCTCGGGCTGGCTGGGACGCCGGCACGGGCTGGATGTCGAACCCGCCCGGATCATGGCGCTGAACGGCACGCGCGAGGGGCTGTTCAACGCGGCACTGGCGCTGGCACCCGAACGCAAGAACGGCCAGCAGCCCACAATCCTGATTCCGAACCCGTTTTATCAGGTCTATGCCGTGGCCGCCGCCGCCGTGGGCGCCGAGCCGGTCTTTGTCCCCGCCGTGGCCGAAACCGGCCATCTGCCGCGCTTTGCCGATCTGCCCGCATCGGTTCTGGACCGCGCGACCGTGGCCTATCTGTGCTCGCCCGCCAATCCGCAGGGCAGCATCGCCTCGGTCGATTATCTGGAAGAGCTGGTTGCGCTGGCCGAACAGCATGATTTCCTGATCTTCTCGGACGAATGCTATTCCGAGATCTGGCGCGACACGCCGCCACCGGGCGCGCTGGCGGTGGCCACGCGCATGGGCCTGCCCGACCGGGTGGTGATGTTCAACTCATTGTCGAAACGCTCGAACCTGCCGGGGCTGCGCTCGGGCTTTGCGGCGGGCGGACTGGCGCAGATTGCGCAGATGCGGCGTCTTCGCAACTATGGCGGCGCACCGCTGCCGCTTCCGGTGCAGCGCATCAGCGCCATGGCCTGGGCGGACGAGGGGCATGTGGACACCAGCCGCGCGCTGTATCAGATGAAATATGCCATCGCCGACCGGGTGCTGGGCAATGTGCCGGGCTATCAGCCCGTGCAGGGCGGCTTCTTCCTGTGGCTGCCGGTGCCTGAAAACGTCGGCGACGGCGAGGACGCGGCCAGAAAGCTGTGGGCCGAAGCCGGAATTCAGGTGCTGCCCGGCACCTATCTGGCGCGCGATACCCTCGCCGGCAATCCGGGCCGCAAATTCATCCGCGTGGCGCTGGTGGCGCCGGCGGACCAGACCGAGGCGGCGCTGAACCGTCTGAAAAACTGTTTGTATCAAGGGGGTTGA
- a CDS encoding amidase → MDWLRASAAEQGRAILAGLISPVEQAEGYLDAASHHPYGRRIYARLTPERARAEAIASHDRARAGLRRGLLDGVAISWKDNIDSAGTATEAGSRLLEGRIPPRDAAILAGATLDGLVCLGKTHMTELAFSGLGVNPATATPPNSIDQELAPGGSSSGAAVSVALGLAAAAIGTDTGGSIRVPAAWNGLVGFKPTTGAIDGTGVVPLCRRFDVAGPIARTVEDCAELFAVLRGESAPDLTGAEPRGLRLMVLDGVPFDETRTEPATAFEDTVNRLARAGARITHAAPPCVAEAMVLAPLLFAPEAYGIWREQIEAAPELMYPPILERFRGGQFVLAADYVAAWEELGRLRADWARLVAGFDAVILPTAPILPPAVNRLLTEPEFFARENLLTLRNTRIANLLGLPAISLPTGHPACGIMLMGGPGNDRALLATAAAAEAALR, encoded by the coding sequence ATGGATTGGCTCAGGGCGTCTGCGGCGGAACAGGGTCGGGCGATCCTTGCCGGGCTGATAAGCCCGGTCGAGCAGGCCGAGGGATATCTGGACGCCGCAAGCCACCATCCCTATGGCCGCCGCATCTATGCGCGCCTGACGCCCGAACGCGCCCGGGCCGAGGCCATTGCCTCTCATGACCGTGCCCGCGCCGGGCTGCGCCGTGGCTTGCTGGACGGGGTGGCGATCAGTTGGAAGGACAATATCGACAGCGCCGGCACAGCGACCGAGGCGGGCTCGCGCCTGCTGGAAGGCCGCATCCCCCCGCGCGATGCCGCCATACTGGCCGGGGCCACGCTGGATGGGTTGGTCTGCCTGGGCAAGACGCATATGACCGAACTGGCCTTTTCCGGGCTGGGAGTAAACCCGGCAACAGCCACGCCGCCCAACAGCATAGATCAGGAACTCGCACCCGGCGGCTCGAGTTCGGGCGCGGCGGTGTCGGTTGCGCTGGGGCTGGCAGCGGCAGCCATCGGCACGGACACGGGCGGCTCGATCCGGGTGCCCGCGGCATGGAACGGGCTGGTCGGTTTCAAGCCGACCACCGGCGCGATCGACGGCACCGGCGTCGTGCCGCTGTGCCGCCGTTTCGACGTGGCCGGCCCCATCGCCCGCACGGTCGAGGACTGCGCGGAGCTTTTCGCCGTCCTGCGTGGTGAATCCGCGCCCGACCTGACGGGCGCCGAACCGCGCGGGCTGCGGCTGATGGTGCTGGATGGCGTGCCCTTTGACGAGACACGCACGGAACCCGCTACAGCTTTCGAAGATACGGTGAACCGGCTGGCCCGCGCGGGCGCGCGCATCACCCATGCCGCACCGCCCTGCGTGGCCGAGGCCATGGTGCTGGCGCCGCTGCTGTTCGCCCCGGAAGCCTATGGCATCTGGCGCGAACAGATCGAGGCCGCGCCCGAGTTGATGTATCCGCCGATTTTGGAGCGCTTTCGCGGCGGCCAGTTCGTACTGGCGGCCGATTACGTGGCCGCGTGGGAGGAACTCGGCCGGCTGCGCGCCGATTGGGCGCGGCTGGTCGCGGGATTCGATGCGGTGATCCTGCCCACGGCCCCGATCCTGCCGCCTGCGGTGAACCGGCTGCTGACCGAGCCGGAATTCTTTGCCCGCGAAAATCTGCTGACGCTGCGCAACACCCGTATCGCCAACCTGCTGGGCCTGCCCGCGATCAGCCTGCCAACCGGCCATCCGGCTTGCGGCATCATGCTGATGGGGGGGCCAGGCAACGACCGCGCCCTGCTGGCAACCGCCGCCGCAGCCGAGGCGGCCCTGCGCTGA